A section of the Microbacterium forte genome encodes:
- the paaK gene encoding phenylacetate--CoA ligase PaaK — protein MTHTRAEIGTEIELHSASALAQLQLQRLQWTVRHAYENVPTYRRKFDEHGVHPDEIRTLDDVQRLPFTTKADLRESYPFGMFAVPMADVRRIHASSGTTGRPTVVGYTEGDLDRWGDLIARSLHAAGIRAGMKVHNAYGYGLFTGGLGAHAGIERLGATVIPVSGGQTARQVQLIADFEPDAILCTPSYLLTIADAMEAAGVDPTRTSLRVAVLGAEPWTNEMRREIEKRLNIDAVDIYGLSEVMGPGVASESVLTKDGPHIWEDHFLPEIIDGDTGDRLPDGELGELVFTSLTKEAFPVIRYRTRDLTRLLPGTTYPALRRIEKITGRNDDMIILRGVNLFPTQIEELVMGIETLTPHFVLELHRAGQLDTMTVRIERHPSLSIEECDAAAAVLTHRIKVHIGTSVDVKVEEPGALPRSEGKYKRVYDLR, from the coding sequence ATGACCCACACCCGTGCCGAGATCGGCACCGAGATCGAGCTGCACTCCGCCAGTGCACTGGCCCAGCTGCAGCTGCAGCGCCTGCAGTGGACTGTGCGCCACGCCTACGAGAACGTGCCGACGTACCGTCGCAAGTTCGACGAGCACGGTGTCCACCCCGACGAGATCCGCACCCTCGACGACGTGCAGAGGCTGCCGTTCACCACCAAAGCCGACCTGCGAGAGAGCTACCCGTTCGGGATGTTCGCCGTGCCGATGGCCGACGTGCGCCGCATCCACGCGTCGTCCGGCACGACCGGGCGGCCGACCGTCGTCGGCTACACCGAGGGCGACCTCGACAGGTGGGGCGACCTGATCGCGAGGTCGCTGCACGCCGCGGGGATCCGCGCCGGCATGAAGGTGCACAACGCCTACGGATACGGGCTGTTCACCGGTGGACTCGGGGCGCATGCCGGCATCGAACGTCTCGGCGCCACGGTGATACCCGTCTCCGGTGGTCAGACCGCGCGCCAGGTGCAGCTGATCGCCGACTTCGAGCCGGACGCCATCCTCTGCACGCCGAGCTACCTGCTCACGATCGCCGATGCGATGGAGGCGGCAGGCGTCGACCCGACGCGGACCTCGTTGCGGGTGGCCGTGCTCGGAGCCGAGCCGTGGACCAACGAGATGCGCCGCGAAATCGAGAAGCGACTGAACATCGACGCCGTCGACATCTACGGGCTCAGCGAGGTCATGGGGCCGGGCGTCGCAAGCGAGAGCGTGCTCACCAAAGACGGCCCGCACATCTGGGAAGACCACTTCCTTCCGGAGATCATCGATGGCGACACCGGCGACCGCCTGCCGGACGGCGAACTGGGCGAACTGGTCTTCACCTCGCTCACCAAAGAGGCCTTCCCGGTGATCCGCTACCGCACACGGGATCTGACCCGCCTGCTGCCCGGAACGACGTATCCCGCCCTGCGGCGGATCGAGAAGATCACCGGGCGCAATGACGACATGATCATCCTGCGCGGAGTGAACCTCTTCCCCACACAGATCGAAGAGCTCGTGATGGGCATCGAGACCCTGACGCCGCACTTCGTGCTGGAGCTGCACCGTGCGGGCCAGCTCGACACCATGACGGTGCGCATCGAGCGGCACCCGTCGTTGAGCATCGAGGAGTGCGACGCCGCCGCTGCAGTGCTCACGCATCGCATCAAGGTGCACATCGGCACCAGCGTCGACGTCAAGGTCGAGGAGCCCGGCGCTCTGCCGCGCAGCGAAGGCAAGTACAAGCGCGTGTACGACCTGCGCTGA
- a CDS encoding RecQ family ATP-dependent DNA helicase: MTSPSAVDTRTAALAALRELVGRPDADFHDGQYEAIEALVEGRRRALVVQRTGWGKSAVYFVATLLLRRQGAGPTVLVSPLLALMRDQIAAAERAGVRAVAINSTNAHEWSEVMQQLDRDEVDVLLVSPERLNNPAFREQQLPALVRRIGMLVVDEAHCISDWGHDFRPDYRRLRDLIEQMPPEVPVLATTATANSRVVADVAEQLGTGGSSGDGASEVLTIRGPLARTSLRLGVLRLPTSASRLAWLLSHIDDLPGSGIIYTLTVAAAVDTARLLRDHGHDVRAYTGQTDTDERTESEGMLKRNEVKALVATSALGMGFDKPDLGFVLHLGAPSSPVAYYQQVGRAGRASESADVLLLPGVEDRDIWHYFATASMPDRERAERVIAALGDQPISTPALEAMVDIRRTPLELLLKVLDVDGAVRRVQGGWVATGEPWSYDAERYERIAGERRAEQQHMIDYEQTDGCRMEFLQRSLDDDTAAPCGRCDNCAGIWFPSEIGESATTQAAESLDRVGVPVEPRRAWPTGADKLDVPVKGRIAPGEQAGEGRALARLTDLGWGGTLRELFAAGAPDAAVTPQVLGGCVRVLADWGWTERPVAVVAMPSRSHPLLVDSLARGIADIGRLPYLGALDPVDGGPSGQPGGNSVFRLAGLWDRFSAQGLDIPEGPVLLVDDLADSRWTLTVAARTLRQAGATDVLPFVLALRG; encoded by the coding sequence CGTCGTGCAGCGCACCGGCTGGGGCAAATCGGCGGTGTACTTCGTCGCGACGCTGCTGCTGCGTCGGCAGGGGGCGGGACCGACCGTGCTCGTCTCGCCGCTGCTGGCTCTCATGCGCGACCAGATCGCCGCCGCCGAGCGCGCAGGCGTCCGAGCCGTGGCGATCAATTCCACCAACGCGCACGAATGGTCGGAGGTGATGCAGCAGCTCGACCGAGACGAGGTCGACGTGCTGCTCGTCTCTCCCGAGCGACTCAACAACCCGGCGTTCCGCGAGCAGCAGCTGCCGGCGCTCGTGCGACGGATCGGCATGCTGGTGGTCGACGAGGCGCACTGCATCAGCGACTGGGGGCACGACTTCCGCCCCGACTATCGTCGGTTGCGCGATCTCATCGAGCAGATGCCGCCAGAGGTTCCGGTGCTCGCGACCACGGCGACCGCCAACAGCAGGGTCGTGGCCGACGTCGCCGAGCAGCTCGGCACGGGAGGCTCATCGGGCGACGGGGCCTCCGAGGTGCTCACGATCCGTGGCCCGCTCGCCCGCACCTCGCTGCGGCTCGGGGTGCTGCGTCTGCCGACCTCGGCGAGCCGGCTCGCCTGGCTGCTGAGCCACATCGACGACCTGCCCGGCTCGGGCATCATCTACACGCTCACCGTCGCTGCAGCGGTCGACACCGCTCGGCTGCTGCGCGACCACGGCCACGACGTGCGTGCGTACACGGGGCAGACAGACACCGACGAGCGCACGGAGTCAGAAGGGATGCTGAAGCGCAACGAGGTCAAGGCCCTCGTCGCGACGAGCGCACTCGGCATGGGCTTCGACAAACCCGACCTCGGATTCGTGCTGCACCTCGGTGCGCCGTCGTCGCCGGTCGCGTACTACCAGCAGGTCGGTCGCGCCGGGCGCGCGAGCGAGAGCGCAGACGTGCTCCTGCTGCCGGGCGTCGAAGACCGCGATATCTGGCACTACTTCGCCACCGCGTCGATGCCCGACCGTGAGCGCGCCGAGAGGGTGATCGCTGCGCTCGGCGATCAGCCGATCTCGACGCCGGCGCTCGAGGCGATGGTCGACATCCGCCGCACACCTCTCGAGCTGCTGCTCAAGGTGCTCGATGTCGACGGCGCGGTGCGACGTGTGCAGGGCGGGTGGGTCGCCACGGGCGAGCCCTGGAGCTACGACGCCGAGCGTTACGAGCGGATCGCGGGCGAGCGCCGAGCCGAGCAGCAGCACATGATCGACTACGAGCAGACCGACGGATGCCGCATGGAGTTCCTCCAGCGCTCGCTCGACGACGACACGGCAGCGCCCTGCGGCAGATGCGACAACTGCGCCGGCATCTGGTTCCCGAGCGAGATCGGCGAATCGGCGACGACTCAGGCTGCGGAGTCGCTCGACCGAGTGGGCGTTCCCGTCGAGCCGCGCCGGGCCTGGCCGACCGGCGCCGACAAGCTCGACGTGCCCGTCAAGGGGCGCATCGCGCCGGGTGAGCAGGCGGGAGAGGGGAGGGCGCTCGCCCGGCTCACCGACCTCGGCTGGGGCGGCACCCTGCGCGAGCTGTTCGCCGCCGGAGCGCCCGATGCCGCCGTGACGCCCCAGGTGCTCGGCGGCTGCGTGCGAGTGCTCGCAGACTGGGGCTGGACAGAGCGCCCTGTCGCGGTGGTCGCGATGCCTTCACGGTCGCATCCGCTGCTCGTCGACTCCCTTGCCCGAGGGATCGCCGACATCGGTCGGCTGCCGTACCTCGGTGCGCTCGACCCGGTCGATGGCGGCCCGAGCGGTCAACCCGGAGGCAACAGCGTGTTCCGTCTCGCAGGTCTGTGGGACAGGTTCAGCGCGCAGGGCCTCGACATCCCCGAGGGGCCGGTTCTCCTCGTCGACGACCTGGCCGACAGCCGGTGGACTCTGACGGTCGCCGCCCGCACACTGCGCCAGGCCGGCGCCACAGACGTGCTTCCGTTCGTGCTCGCGCTTCGCGGCTGA
- the paaI gene encoding hydroxyphenylacetyl-CoA thioesterase PaaI has product MMQRDAASAMLGMTVELDEPGEAVVSMTVRDDMLNGFAITHGGLVFTLADTAFAIACNEDERVTVAGGADITFLKSTTSGQRLTARASRRVVSGRNGIYDVTVTDESGDVVAEVRGRSLTTNRSHPG; this is encoded by the coding sequence ATGATGCAGCGCGATGCCGCGTCGGCGATGCTCGGCATGACCGTCGAGCTCGACGAGCCCGGCGAGGCCGTGGTGTCGATGACGGTGCGCGACGACATGCTGAACGGCTTCGCGATCACGCACGGCGGCCTGGTGTTCACTCTCGCCGACACGGCTTTCGCGATCGCCTGCAACGAGGACGAGCGCGTCACGGTCGCGGGCGGCGCGGACATCACCTTCCTGAAGTCGACGACCTCCGGGCAGCGGCTCACGGCACGTGCGAGTCGCCGCGTCGTCAGCGGTCGCAACGGCATCTACGACGTCACGGTGACCGATGAGTCCGGCGACGTCGTCGCCGAGGTGCGCGGCCGCTCGCTCACCACGAACCGATCGCACCCGGGCTGA